The sequence TAGCAATTGGTCATCCACTAGGCAGTTCCGGCACTAGAATAACCGGTCACCTTGCATTAGAATTAAATAGAAGTAATAAAAAATATGGCATAGCAACAATGTGTGTTGGTGTAGGCCAAGGTACAGCAGTATTAATCGAAAATGTAAATTACAAATCATGAAAGAAGTATTTATTGTACCTCTAGTGCGGATTGACTATGCTACGTGGTAAAAAAGGGCGAAGTAATGGCAAGAGAAGAACATACTATTGGTTCAACTGAACTTGAACCGCGTCTGAAAAAGATTAGGAACTTTTCAGTGATAACAAAGAGAAAAGCGGATATGGACATCAAGGAGGGCCATATTCAATTTTTGCGCAAAATTAATGCAGTCGATAATGTTCTCAAAGTAGGCGAGGTTGCTCCTGTATTTAGCCTTGTAAATCAGAGCGGCGAAATGATTTCGTCCGCTGAATTTTTAAAAAATGGCCCTTTGGTGATCAGTTTCCAGAGAGGAAGCTGGTGCCCCTATTGCGTCGAAGAAGTCGACATTCTAAATAACATCTATCCTCAAATAACAGCAGCGCGTTCTGATTTATTGGTGATTTCTCCGCAAAATCAACTGGGACATCCTCGTGTAAAATTCAACATGCTTTTAGATCAAGACAATGCATTAGGTAAGAAATTCGGGTTGGTTTACGAATTACCGCAATATTTGCAGAAGCTGTATAGCCTAAAATTTGGAAATGATATTGCAAAAATGAATGGCACAAACGTCTGGGAACTTCCCATGCCTGCCCGTTTCATTATTGGTCAGGATGGCATTATATTGAGCGCTCAGGTAGACCCAGACTACCGCTTTCGCCCGGAGCCACTGGAAACAGTCAATTTCTTGAAAAGCATAAAGGAGTGATTTGGTTAGGGAAATTATATTGATACGGTCTCGAGCCGTTCTTCAGGCAATTGGTGAAATTTCGCTTTTGCAAAAAACTCAAATACAGATACCTTTATGTTATAAAGGTTTTTGTTATGTCTGATAATTTTAATCCATTTAAGGCGCTTCACAAAAAGCAAATGGAAATGAGGTCTGGGGTGCTTAACTACGCCCTAATAATGGAACATTTCACTTCAATGTTCTTGAAGGAGTTATTTGGAGTTACCAAGCCAACTGAAGAGACATTTTGCTTTGGTAATAAAGGAACTTCTCTGTCCTTCGATACTAAAATTTATCTGTTGATGGATATTGGTGCTATGGACAAAAGCTCAAAAAGTAAGTTTCTCGCATTTATGGCAATAAGAAATCAGTTTATGCACAACTTTGATGCAAAATCATATGAGGAGTGTTTCAACTTTCTAGACGGGACGGAAGCGTTCTTGCTCAAAACTTATAAAATCGCTAAGACAGAAAGTAAGGAAGAGTATCTGAAGTTAGCGGTGGAAGCATTGTGCAAAGATGTCAATCAGTTGACCTCTGATGTTATTGAGCATATCAAAGAAAAAAGAAAACGAAATGCTGAACTGAAATTTAAAAGCGAGATGCTTACACATACAGAAACGGCGCTACACTCTTTAACTGATGAATTTATTGAAGATTTTAAGAGTGTTAAAAATAAGAGGTACACAGGCAAAGAAGTATCGAGTATAATAAGTTCTCTGGTTTCAAAGATCGGAACACATGTTATTTTAGGGCGATATAATGAGTTTTTAAAAACTAAAAGCCCGGAAGAAATAAAAGAAATCAATAGAAAATTTAATCGTAGAGACTGAATCTATCTCTTTTATTTATAAAATGTCTATATTTACAATAGGTTTTGACGGAACCTTGCCACTCATCTAAGCGAAGCTGTATCAGCACCGTCTTCTAATTAATAGTATAATCATCGAAACAAGCTTTTCGTTTCGAAGAACGGTAGATGAGTGACTTTTTTCCAACGAAAACTGTTTAACGATGGCTATAAAAATTAATGAGAACACCGGCATTTTTATTAAGCGTCAAGCGAAAAAAATTGCTTCTCAACAACTCATCCCGCATCACGAAGCTCTAGATAAATCAGCAGTTGCTGCGGGGTTTAAAAATTGGAAACATTTTATAAATGTTAGTAAAAATCTTTCAAAAAACATTGAAGTCCAGAATGATGCACCAACAACCGTAAGTTCCTCGGTAAAAGTGACGGCCAAAGTTCGAGGAAGGCGTTTGAATCCTCACAGAAATCTATTAGTTGCATCAATCAATAGGCTTCTCGATGACAATCTAATAAGCTTGACGAATGTGGAAGTAGCGCCTGCACATTCTGAGAAGAACGACGGGCATATTGTATGCGAATTATTTGGATATCCATCAGTTATACTATGGGAGGACATTGGTTGGGAGGAGCTAAGAGTTTCAGTCTGGTGGAATTATAATCACTCGCTTCATCCTCAAGCAAATCTAACTGGAAATCGTAGAGAGAATTTTCGAACTTCGGAGCCGCTTGCTAAGAACCATACCTATAAAAAATTTGTCGGAGTCGTTGCAAGCTGTTGGTTAGAAAGAAAGACCGGGAAGTACATTATGGGCAAGGACCGGGATAAAATTTTTAACATATACACAAGGTCAGCAGATAGATTGGCGCTTGAAAAATTACCCATCCAAGTACCAAAGGGGTATGCCGCTGAAGGAAAATTTATTTTTTAATTAATTCACTTAAAACACAGTTTGGAGAAAAAGGGGCGTTTTGCCCCTTTTTCTGGCTTATACTAGTCTGCTCCCGTCAACTTGAAATAGTCGAATGAATCGGCCAATTTCCGCATGTCTTCTAACAATTCGTTCGAACAGATCTTCTTAAATAAACTTATTCAAACCGGCCTTTTAAACAAAACAAATAGGACTTTAAAACAAACTCGCTCGGACTTTCGTCCTATACCTTTGTCATAACAAATCACCGGAGATTTAAATAAAGCAAAAAACGTAAAAAATAATAATTAATAATTAGAAAACAATTAAAATGGAAACGAACAACAACAAAAATGCAGAAGCAAATATTGCTATCGTGCGTCAGTACTTTACAGAATTGGATTCTACAAAAAAAGTGCCTGAACATTTATTAACCTCAGATTTTGTCTTTAACGTATCAGGATTTCCTCCGATGGATGTAGCAGCTGATCAACAATTCACAAAACTATTTTTCGACTCAATGCCGGATCTTAAACACCCATATGATGAGATATTCGCTAGCGGGGATTTAATTTGCTATCGCGGGAGATATAACGGTACTCATACCGGAGCTCCGTTTATGGGTGTGCCAGCAACTGGTAGCATTGTTGATGCCACTGGTATTGGTGTAGTGCGTGTTGTTGGCGGTAAGATTGCTGAGCTTTGGATCTCGCCTGATAGAATGACAATTATGCAGCAGCTTGGGGTTCTCCCTAAATAATGGTTAGCGAATGGGGAAGAAAGCTAGCGCTTCCCCGATCCTAAAAATTAGCAGGACGAGGTTTTTTAAATACAAATAAGAAAAGATAAAAAATATGAAAACAAATAATTATCAAGGCGCGTTACAGAAACCGATAAACTCAGGATTCAACGCGAAATCTGCTGCAAGCGATGTGATCAAGGGCATTGATCTAACTGGAAAACTTGCTATCGTTACGGGTGGTAACGTTGGTATAGGATTAGAAACTACTAAAAATTTAACGGCTACAGGAGCTAAAGTAATTGTCCTGGCCCGTGATACAGAAAAAGCCAATAAAAATTTAGAGGGACTAGCAAATGTTGATATCGAAAGATTTGATTTGTCGGATACAACATCTATAGATGCCTTCGCGGAAAAATTTCTTGCTTCAGAAAAACCACTTCATTTACTGATAAATAATGCCGGTATAATGTGGGTGCCCTTACGCAAAGATAACCGTGGTATTGAATCTCAATTGGCAACAAACCATTTAGGGCATTTTCAATTAACGGCACGCTTGTGGCCAGCCTTAAAAAAAGCAAATGGAGCTCGTGTAATAAATCTGTCTTCCTTCGGGCATCATTATTCATCCTTTAATTTTGATGATCCTAACTTTGAGAAACGCGAATATGAAACGCTGTTGGGGTATGGTCAATCTAAAACAGCAACGAATCTGTTCTCAATGGAATTGGATAACCTTGCAAAAAATCACAATGTACGGGCGTTTTCGGTTCACCCTGGCTCTGTAGGTGGTACAGAGTTAGCAAGGGAAGCATCATTCGAGTTGTTTCAACAATTGGGAATTCTTGATGAGAAAGGCAATATTCGTCCCGAAGTGGCAGCTACGCTTAAAACAGTTCCCGAAGGCGCGGCCACAACGGTTTGGTGTGCTACAAGTCCATTACTTAATGAATTAGGTGGAGTTTACTGCGAAGACGTAAACATTGCAGAGTTGGATATTGAAAATAAGTTTGTAGGACATGGCGTGTTACCTTACTCACTGGACGAGAATAACGCTAAAAAGTTGTGGAAACTCAGCGAAACAATGACAGGAGTAGAATTTCAAGTTATTTAGTACTTTTATTAAACGACATACAATGGACTTTCAAACAAAATATATAACCCCAGAGATCAAGTTATCATGCTATAAAGAGCGGCTTCATACAACTGATGTAACGTTCGAGAAGCATGGTTTGATTTGGTTTATTTCTGGCGAAACAAAAATAATCACAGCAGAAGGATCCTATCTGTTCTACCCTGGTGATATTTTTTTGATACCAAGAAATCAGATTGCAACCGTGATTTTAAATCCAAAAGATGGCGAGGCGCATAAATCAGTTGCAATGCATCTTACAACTGAAAGACTAAAGGAGTTTTACAGTAAACTAGACGTCAAGCCAAAAACTACAACAAGCAAAAAAATACTAAGATTCAACAATCACCCTTTGCTGCAAAGCTGTTTAGATTCTTTAATTCCTTACTTTGAAATGGAAGGAATATTCCCTGAAGAAATCGCTTCGCTAAAAATCACTGAAGCAATAAGCATTCTTCGGGTTATTGATCCTAGCATTGATAGCCTGTTGGCAAACTTTGAAGTACCTGGAAAGATTGATCTGACTTCTTACATGGAGAAGAACTATATGTTCAATATGCCATTGGAAAAATTTGCATACTTAACAGGTCGTAGCTTAACAACGTTTAAACGTGATTTTGGTAAAGCATTTAATGTTACACCTCAAAAATGGTTAACAGAAAAACGATTGGAGTTAGCATACTACCAATTTTCGGAAAAGAAAAAGAAGCCAATTGAGGTATATTTTGAAGTTGGTTTTGAAAACCTATCTCATTTTTCTCATGCGTTTAAAAAGCAATATGGTTACTCACCTTCTGTATTGATCGAACAAGCCGGTCGGTAATAGTTATTGCTGCAGTGGGCTGATGGTCACAAACCATCACCGCAGTAGCATCTATAAAAGATTCAAATTCATTATTTAAAATCATTGAAATGCTAAGTGTATTAATTATACAACTAATTAGGAAACTCATGTTTAGAAAGAAAATACCAACAGTAAAAAGCTATACTTCAAATCCGGCTTTAAAGACTGTGATGCAGGATTGGTTGGGTACGCCGTTAGACCAGGACGGATTATTTATTAATGCTGAATTTCCAACTATTATTAGCTTCAATGCGATATTTAAATTTTTGATCCAAAGAAATCCTCAACGCTCAATTAAAAAACATGACACATGGCGCATTCCGGTAATAAAAAATGACGTTTGGTTGAATGATTCTGATGACAAAATTGTTTGGTTGGGTCACGCTAGTTTTTTTATTCAATTAGGAGGCTCACGAATTATTGTTGATCCCATTTTCGGTAATCTTGTAGTGGGTAAACGTCATTCAGAGCTTCCGGTTGATCCGAGGAAATTAGTAAACATTGATTACATCCTCATATCTCACGCCCATTACGATCATTGTGATAAAAAAAGTTTGAAGTTATTAGCAGAAAAGAATCCACAAGCTAAAATACTTTGTGGATTGAACCTAAACAAACTAATACGCAAGTGGATTGGCAATTCAATACAAACTGCAGGTTGGTACCAACAGTATGTAACGCAACCCGATTTGCTTATCACATTTGTCCCATCACGACATTGGGCAAACAGAAATATATTTGATGCAAATACAACACTTTGGGGAGGCTTCGTAATTCAATACCATGGCAAGTGTATCTATTTTGGTGGTGATTCAGGACATGGTTCGCACTTCAAAGAAATCGGTAAAAACTTTCCCAACATCAGTGTAGCATTGATTGGCGCAGGGGCTTATGCTCCTAACTGGTTTATGGGTCAGCATCATCAGGACCCTTACAAGGCATTGGAAGCCTTCCATGCAACTGGAGCAAAAACCTTTATCCCTTTTCATTACGGCACGTTTGACTCTGCCGATGAGCCAATGGGGGAACCGGAACAAATTTTAAATAAGCTCAACGAAGAAGGAAAGATCAGGAACAATTTAAAAATCTTGAAACTTGGAGAAATATTTCAGTTCTAATAGTTAACAATCTAAAAATAAATACGATGTATGTAACTAAAAATTTACCATTTAGAACAATGATGCAAACGGGGGTAGTACATCTTGTTTGGATAATGGCATGGACAGGCTTGGTTCTCTTCCTGTTCAGTTATCTAAATCTAAAGTGGATAAATGTTCCTTGGACTGCGGTTGCAGTAATAGGTACTGCCGTTTCCTTTTATATCGGTTTCAAAAACAATCAGGCTTATGATCGCTTATGGGAAGCCAGGAAAATATGGGGCGCAGTTACAAACACAAGTCGTATGTGGGGGAGCAATTTGCGAGGATTCATTACGCCGCAGTTTACAGATAAATCAGTTTCGGACGAGCACATCAACGGGATTGTTAAGAGAATGATTTATCGTCACATTGCATACTTATATACATTAAGAAAACAGCTATTGATACCAGCACCTTGGGAACATGTAAGCCTTAACTCAAGAGTAGCGAGCGTTAATCGTAACAGAATGCAAAAGTTCGGAGCAGGAATGTTTGAAGACGAACATCTTCATTATTTAGAAAAACACTTGGAAAAAGAGGAGCATCAAAAATTACCCGAAGTAGCAAATATGGCAACACATTTAATTGATTTACAATCACAACAACTAATGCAACTTCGCAACGAACACCTTATTGATGATTTCAGGCACATGGAGTTACAGAAATTATTAAACGATATGTACACATCTCAAGGTCAAGCAGAAAGAATAAAGAAGTTCCCATTGCCAAGACAATATGGAAATGGCAGCAAGATCTTCGTTGGTATTTTCATTTTCCTTCTACCTTTTGGGTTAATTACCGAGTTCACAAATTCGGGAGTATTTGGCTCATGGTTCTTTGTACCTATAGTTTCAGTAATTGCATGGATATTTTTAATGATGGAATTAGTAGGTGATTATTCCGAAAATCCATTTGAAGGATTAGGCAATGATGTACCAATGCTCTCCATTTGCAGGAACATTGAAATTGACTTGAAACAGATGATACAGGATTCCGATATACCGGAACCTATAAAGTCAAAAAATGGAGTTTTAATGTAATCCATTACATTCTAAATTTAACCAAAACGATAGATGGCCTGGCAAAAAAGCTATGGATACTAAAAGCACAAAATATAAATTAACCAAACGCATCCTTAAATACTCAGATATATATACCCAGCAATATTTATCCGAATGTTCAGTTGAAGAACTGTTACAGATACAAGAAAGGTGTTTAATAAAACTGCTATTGAGATCTGCCTTTCGCAATCGTGATAAAAACCATAGCGTTTAGCAAATATTACATTTTGGCTTTTAATTTTCAATTAAACTTTCTGTTTTTCTATAACTTCTTTAAAATAATCTTTGGTTGGACAATAGAATTCCGAAGCTGGCATCGTTTCATACTTTTCATTCCAAACGATTATCGAATTTAAAATTGGAAGTAGTTCAATACCTTTTTCAGTTAATGAGTACTCAACTCGTGGAGGTATTTCACTAAATGCTTCTCTTATAACTATGCCATCATCTTCCAATTCCTTCAACTGTTCAGTTAAAACTTTTCTGGTAATCAATGGAATTAGCGCATCTAATTGACCAAATCTTACTTTACGTTTTTGTAATATATAAACTATGATAGGTTTCCACTTAGTACCTATAATAGACATTGATCGCGTCAGCGAACA is a genomic window of Sphingobacteriaceae bacterium containing:
- a CDS encoding alkyl hydroperoxide reductase, translated to MVKKGEVMAREEHTIGSTELEPRLKKIRNFSVITKRKADMDIKEGHIQFLRKINAVDNVLKVGEVAPVFSLVNQSGEMISSAEFLKNGPLVISFQRGSWCPYCVEEVDILNNIYPQITAARSDLLVISPQNQLGHPRVKFNMLLDQDNALGKKFGLVYELPQYLQKLYSLKFGNDIAKMNGTNVWELPMPARFIIGQDGIILSAQVDPDYRFRPEPLETVNFLKSIKE
- a CDS encoding oxidoreductase, which produces MKTNNYQGALQKPINSGFNAKSAASDVIKGIDLTGKLAIVTGGNVGIGLETTKNLTATGAKVIVLARDTEKANKNLEGLANVDIERFDLSDTTSIDAFAEKFLASEKPLHLLINNAGIMWVPLRKDNRGIESQLATNHLGHFQLTARLWPALKKANGARVINLSSFGHHYSSFNFDDPNFEKREYETLLGYGQSKTATNLFSMELDNLAKNHNVRAFSVHPGSVGGTELAREASFELFQQLGILDEKGNIRPEVAATLKTVPEGAATTVWCATSPLLNELGGVYCEDVNIAELDIENKFVGHGVLPYSLDENNAKKLWKLSETMTGVEFQVI
- a CDS encoding AraC family transcriptional regulator: MDFQTKYITPEIKLSCYKERLHTTDVTFEKHGLIWFISGETKIITAEGSYLFYPGDIFLIPRNQIATVILNPKDGEAHKSVAMHLTTERLKEFYSKLDVKPKTTTSKKILRFNNHPLLQSCLDSLIPYFEMEGIFPEEIASLKITEAISILRVIDPSIDSLLANFEVPGKIDLTSYMEKNYMFNMPLEKFAYLTGRSLTTFKRDFGKAFNVTPQKWLTEKRLELAYYQFSEKKKKPIEVYFEVGFENLSHFSHAFKKQYGYSPSVLIEQAGR
- a CDS encoding Zn-dependent hydrolase → MFRKKIPTVKSYTSNPALKTVMQDWLGTPLDQDGLFINAEFPTIISFNAIFKFLIQRNPQRSIKKHDTWRIPVIKNDVWLNDSDDKIVWLGHASFFIQLGGSRIIVDPIFGNLVVGKRHSELPVDPRKLVNIDYILISHAHYDHCDKKSLKLLAEKNPQAKILCGLNLNKLIRKWIGNSIQTAGWYQQYVTQPDLLITFVPSRHWANRNIFDANTTLWGGFVIQYHGKCIYFGGDSGHGSHFKEIGKNFPNISVALIGAGAYAPNWFMGQHHQDPYKALEAFHATGAKTFIPFHYGTFDSADEPMGEPEQILNKLNEEGKIRNNLKILKLGEIFQF
- a CDS encoding transcriptional regulator, hxlr family protein, with translation MTRSMSIIGTKWKPIIVYILQKRKVRFGQLDALIPLITRKVLTEQLKELEDDGIVIREAFSEIPPRVEYSLTEKGIELLPILNSIIVWNEKYETMPASEFYCPTKDYFKEVIEKQKV